DNA from Helicoverpa zea isolate HzStark_Cry1AcR chromosome 5, ilHelZeax1.1, whole genome shotgun sequence:
acctgtaaaagtactttttttgtaacaatttcttaagaattttaatttcaaccaaaaatactcattatttttacttttttcgtTCCTTATACAAAGCTATTTCTATTGAATTTCTGCACGATAATGTCAGATAatcacttttaaaattattattattttcactcTCACTTACTAATCATTTTCACTTGAAATGCAGATTTTCCAATTACATTTTGCACGATTTATTTCAAACACTTCATATCAATATGagcattatattaatatttattacaattcgaGCAGATTTTTTGGAAATACAATAACATAAACCGtgcttttttataaaatttcagATCGTAGTACTCTGCTTGGTCGCGGTGGCGGTTGCTGCCCCTCCCCCAAGAATAAACTACTCCCAGGACAATGTCCAAATTACCAAATACGAAAATGACAACCTTGGACTGGGCAACTACAGATTCGCGTAAGTTTccaattgtttctttttaaactGTCTACTATTGTAGTTcaatataatacctattaaCTTTCGTATCGAgacatgaattaaaaaatataattataataatcctCGATGCACCCTTAAAAAaacgaaagaaataaaatattcagaaaaaactCAATAGTGTTCCAGAATGCAATCTTTCAAGGTTcaaagtcaaagcaaaaatcatcaatattAGTTAAACGTAATCAGGCACTTTTGTGGGCCCaatccaaatattttgcaattatgaatgaatgaatttaaaattCCTCCGAGattaatgatgatgtcctcctagccgattatcggctacggcggctttactcatataaggagattagccaactgtgcAGGGCATAttttagtgcacaagcatttgcgcagacacactCACCATTCCTTCACTGTCATAGCCTGATGGGACGATAATTCGACACGACCACAGAGATTACCTACTTACTCATAAGCTCCATTCCAGGTTTGAACAGACTGACGGACAGGCGGCGGAGCAGCAGGCTGAGTTGAGGAACGAGGGTCGCGAGGACGAGTCCATCGCAGTCAAGGGTTCCTACACCTGGGTCGGCCCCGACGGCGTGCTCTACCGCGTGACCTACATCGCTGACGACAATGGCTACCAGCCCGAGATCGAACAGGGACCCGGAGGCGGCGTCCCACCCGCAGTCGTTGCATCCCTCCTCGGTTAATTAGATGTTGTTATTGATTAAAATTACCAAATATGTATGttaaaagtttgaataaaaattgaaaaacttatttttgtcTCTCATTCTAGTGGtcttgaaaattatatttcttactACTATTGTTACGAAtagtaaaaagaaaagtaaagtaaaaatatgcTCCGACGATTCGCAACAATGAGAAAAAAGTCGTCTAGACCTGGACTGAGAAGACCACGTCACGTGAGTCGAATGCCTAAGGGCAAATGGTGAATGCCCACACTGACAGAGGTACTTTTTTACACTAAGGAAAACAAATATGGAGGAGAGGTAAAGGATAATGATCTAACCAGCAATGGAAAACTAGAGAGCGTAGTAGTGCGTTCGCTGTACCTATCTGTTACTTTTGCATATCGCCGGTCTATCTAGGTATAATATCTTTTTtccatcattatcatcatactAATgtaatagtaaacatttttctaGAAACCTCTCTGTAAATATACTTATATTTGCAACAGCTGGCAAATTGATAAACTCGCAACGAGTCAGTATTACCACATTGTTTTCTCTATTAACAATGGCGTGATCTATGGTCATAATTATTAACTGCGAAATACTTTTGTTTATTGGGCAGTTGGCATTTCTCAGTTAGTTTAAAATGATGCGCATGAGATGGTAACGCCTACATATTGTGAACTTCTACACGACATTAACATTTATTATACGGTTGTAAGCATATCTGCGCCAGAGGCGGTACATTAGATAAACTTAAAGGGTTAAATAGCCATATGGGCTTAGGCATTTGCACATTACAATTCAGTTAGATCAAATCACTGCTGCGTCAAAGTAGCAAAAAGcttcatatttacataaaacatattaGAAGCATGTAGGATTTTCCCAACGAGTGTACCACCTTTTAATATGCACCTGTCACAAAACCTTTATGTGTAACACTGGTTGTCAACTCAAATCAATCGTAAAAGTATTAAACATGTATTTGGATCAAACAGTACCAATCTTTTCACCATTAAAAAGCTGATTGTTGAGAATGCCAAAGGGCCATTGTgcaaactttaattaatttatgctaTCCACTTGATGCAACAATTTTGTCGCAACTTTTGTTGTTGATAAAATGTACATTATTGTGCCCATGGCTTTTTGAATTGTAAAttcaaatgtatgtatgtatatagtaTTAATTTCCATATCTTACACACATATGtattgcattttaattgtccAGTACCTATCGGACCAAAAAGAACCCCTGAGTGATAATCATTTGCTTATCAGCTTATTAGTTCCGTATATCAATCATATTATACTCTGCGGTACATATTTGCAAAATGTAATGATTAACTGAGTTTAACTCGTCTGCACTCGTCATTAAATGCATCTTATGATAAGcctaaaaaataacttattcatTTATAAGTACTGGAAGAGCTATGCACGCAAACTGAGTCAAATGAGAAAATGATTCACAATATTAGAAAAAGCTTCCTCACCGATATTTTGACTCTATTAAAATGTGGCATGAACAATAATCTATTCTCAACAAATTGTTCAACTCATGACCTGTTCATGAAAGTTGTTACTCGCTGTTATTTTAATCTTGATAAGCTTCCATTTCGCAAGTGGCATAGCACCCATAACTTTAAGTCGTTATCTCTATCTTTGCCTAGCTACATACGTATATGTAACAGCggaaaaaataactcttattatTAATACCTCTAACGTAAGCAAAGCACTCAAAaagatattaattaatgtaacacTTGCAGAACTTGTCACACCCAGTCATACCATTGACATGTATTAGGTACAAAGTAACGCAATAATTATTGTAAAGGAAAATTTGTTGAATATTAAACAGTTTTAAATACGTAGGCAAAGTAATAGCTACTCGTTATTGCTTGTATTGTATACGATGTTGAAAGCTTGCTCtaattttcgaaatattttaaatatttatctaactATTGAATTAGATAGTTAGCAATGTCTACCTACGTCAAACATGATTGTAGGTCAAAATAAAGTCATTTAAAATATCTCTTGATATAtccacaaaaataattatgtatttatctaCCTATGAACAAAACAGGTATTTTTAAGATACcaaatacttttacaatatttttataaatataacatcCATTTGTGAATCATCTTTAAGTCTGTACCATAATTGCTCAAGGCAGACTCCCACGCGAAGTGAAatcatttaacattttttcataACTTGTCAGCTTTAAAAGTGAATCTTTTGTacaattgtttacatttttgtgTTGCCTTTCTGGGCCGGTCAAGTTCATGTTGTTGGGTCCACAATTTTACGGTTTCTCAGATCAGCAGTAGACGTTCTAAAGCTGAAATCATGATGCTAAAGATGAAAGAATATTTGCTAATATTCGACGTTTGCAATATCTCCGTGTTCTTCTTTGATTTGACAGTTTAATGCACAAACAGACCTATTTATAATCAgccaatgttttatttttctacaagGACTACCTTACTTTAAAGACATAAGGAGATATTGACATATCAAGGGTAACCCCTCGGGCTTAAAGACGATAAGTCTCCAAAACTGTAAGTACCTCTTAAAATGTGACTCTGATACTCTGGGTCAAGGTAAATTAGCTTTAACGGAAGATTCGCGGCCTGTCCGGAAATAATTTAACTAATCGTGCTGCATTCAATTTTATATGGAGAttcagtaattatttaatttgagttaataaattataacgTGTATACCTAGTTATTGGAATTTAGTATCGTTAAATAATTACGGAGTTAATAAAAGCTATTTGGTTAATTAATTGATGTGTTTGTCTATTGATGTTAACTGGCCTGTTGGTCGCTCGCAGTGATCACAATTATTCGATTCCAGGTTCAAAACCTGAGTCGGGCCGATATCTGGAGTCTGTGAGATAGCGGTGTCACACCCCAGCCTAGGAACGTTAAGCTGGCATCCCCAAATGGCCCGTGACTAATTTGTTATATCACATCAGAGGCCACCTGgtggatttgaaaaatctttgatatattatattatatttggcATAGCTATCAGCATAAATACGAAATATCTTTAATGAATGTTTTAAAAAGACAAATTACCTATTGCCAAACGACTATTACTGAAAAGTAATCTCGCGAAACAAAACTGCAAAACAACTTCACTTTTGCAACTTTTAGACAGCTCTATCAATCAATTTAGTAAGTCTTGACACTCAGAATCTACAGCGACACCAATCAGAAAAAGCCGATTTGATGAAGCCCTACTATTTGCTAGAAATATATTTGAAACCGCTCTGAATACctaaggtattttatttcagacattACTATATATcttccatttatttttgtacttctaAACAACACTCGAACAATTTAGGT
Protein-coding regions in this window:
- the LOC124630476 gene encoding endocuticle structural glycoprotein SgAbd-5-like, with protein sequence MKLIVVLCLVAVAVAAPPPRINYSQDNVQITKYENDNLGLGNYRFAFEQTDGQAAEQQAELRNEGREDESIAVKGSYTWVGPDGVLYRVTYIADDNGYQPEIEQGPGGGVPPAVVASLLG